The Roseofilum casamattae BLCC-M143 genome window below encodes:
- a CDS encoding DNA phosphorothioation-associated putative methyltransferase: MLSSSELVNLCQNSPVGKRLPNAFYIHLSALDTLSPQLREYEDRGRKLAGEIEPPTLIKFNLDRAKISYLYYPQFDIDSHPCLHRSIQVDLVEENVIHRDYTTSNNPPILHRKETFVSPNYPLYEIFSRLTQQEEEWGLLQKRSGFSIGTLNHWHKWLSSHRVKVENHEVIPITSTLETPINPAIERHRAAIARQEISRPVRLALEAELFAPETTFFDYGCGRGRDIKEVTKRGFIGSGWDPYYQPDTPLIEADIVNLGYIINVIEDQQERREALVQAWKLTKGVLIVSAQVLISEVSDGRMAYEDGVITQRNTFQKYYEQEELKTYIDQVLEVDAIPVDLGIYFVFRDRAQGEVFRASRFRSRLSAPRIQIETRRFEDYQELLTPLMQFMTERGRLPKRGELLAETAILEEFGTFRRAFQIVLQATEEEEWEKISTARQQDFLVYLALSHFSDRPRFRHLSPLIRQDIKSLFGSYKSACILADEMLFSIGDLEFIQRCCSHARVGKLTARSLTIHASYLDSLDPRLRLYEGCANRTIGRLKGATLIRFHIQVPKISYLFYPDFDTTPHPLLRSAMQIDLRDLDVQYQNYRDRPNPPILHRKEEFVDVTYPHFEKFQRLSQQEEKWGLFDDWQGIKTHRGWLQCLEERGAELRGDRVYWRKDIDPYRLKILKAEHKRRLDRDRRKPT, from the coding sequence ATGCTTTCTTCTTCCGAACTCGTCAACCTCTGCCAAAACAGCCCAGTTGGCAAACGGTTGCCCAATGCATTTTACATCCATCTGAGCGCTCTCGATACTCTCAGTCCGCAACTGCGAGAGTACGAAGATCGAGGCCGCAAGCTTGCAGGAGAGATCGAACCGCCAACCTTAATCAAATTTAACTTAGATCGGGCGAAAATTTCCTATCTTTATTATCCACAATTTGATATAGATTCCCATCCTTGCTTGCATCGGAGCATTCAAGTAGACTTGGTCGAGGAAAACGTTATCCATCGAGATTATACCACCAGTAATAATCCTCCTATTTTGCATCGTAAAGAAACATTTGTTTCGCCAAACTACCCTCTTTACGAGATATTTTCTCGCTTAACTCAACAGGAAGAAGAATGGGGATTATTGCAGAAGCGCAGCGGATTTTCGATTGGGACTTTAAACCATTGGCACAAGTGGTTATCTTCCCATCGAGTGAAGGTAGAAAACCATGAAGTTATTCCGATAACATCTACTTTAGAGACTCCGATTAATCCGGCGATCGAACGCCATAGAGCCGCCATAGCGCGCCAGGAAATTTCGCGACCGGTACGCCTCGCTTTGGAAGCCGAGTTGTTTGCTCCAGAAACTACGTTTTTCGATTACGGTTGCGGTCGCGGTCGAGATATAAAAGAAGTGACCAAACGCGGTTTTATCGGTAGTGGATGGGACCCTTATTATCAACCAGACACTCCATTAATTGAGGCAGATATTGTTAATCTCGGTTATATCATTAATGTCATTGAAGACCAACAGGAAAGACGAGAAGCATTGGTGCAAGCTTGGAAGTTAACCAAGGGCGTTTTAATTGTTTCGGCGCAAGTCTTAATTAGCGAGGTCAGCGATGGGAGAATGGCTTATGAAGATGGAGTGATTACCCAACGCAATACCTTCCAGAAATATTACGAGCAAGAAGAGTTAAAAACCTATATCGACCAAGTTTTGGAAGTGGATGCCATACCGGTAGATTTAGGGATTTATTTTGTCTTCCGCGATCGCGCGCAAGGTGAAGTTTTTCGCGCCTCTCGCTTTCGTTCTCGCTTGTCTGCACCGCGCATTCAGATTGAGACGCGGCGCTTTGAAGATTATCAGGAACTGTTAACCCCATTGATGCAGTTTATGACCGAGCGCGGACGACTCCCCAAGCGCGGAGAACTGTTAGCCGAAACTGCCATATTGGAAGAATTTGGAACCTTTCGTCGTGCCTTTCAAATTGTTTTACAAGCGACAGAAGAAGAAGAATGGGAAAAAATTTCCACCGCGCGGCAGCAAGATTTTTTAGTGTATTTGGCGCTCTCTCATTTTAGCGATCGCCCGCGCTTTCGCCATCTCTCACCTCTGATTCGTCAAGATATTAAAAGTTTATTCGGCAGCTATAAAAGTGCTTGCATTCTCGCCGATGAAATGTTATTTAGTATTGGCGATCTCGAGTTTATTCAACGCTGCTGTTCTCACGCACGAGTTGGGAAATTAACGGCGCGATCGCTCACCATTCATGCCAGTTATTTAGACTCTCTCGATCCGCGCTTGCGACTTTATGAAGGATGCGCCAACCGCACCATTGGCAGACTCAAAGGCGCCACATTAATTCGCTTCCATATCCAAGTTCCGAAAATCTCCTATCTCTTTTATCCCGATTTCGATACAACGCCTCATCCATTATTGCGTTCTGCCATGCAAATCGATCTGCGCGATTTAGATGTCCAGTACCAAAATTATCGCGATCGTCCTAATCCTCCTATTTTGCATAGAAAAGAAGAATTTGTCGATGTAACTTATCCTCATTTTGAGAAATTTCAACGGTTAAGTCAACAAGAAGAAAAATGGGGATTATTTGACGATTGGCAAGGGATTAAAACTCATCGCGGGTGGTTGCAGTGTTTGGAAGAACGGGGAGCCGAACTGCGCGGCGATCGCGTTTATTGGCGCAAAGACATCGATCCCTATCGCTTGAAGATTTTAAAAGCAGAGCATAAACGACGATTAGATCGCGATCGCCGCAAACCCACGTAA
- a CDS encoding Uma2 family endonuclease, which produces MSALRQSSATAQLIEEQQPQTKPQEEVVPLPPTGLPYDDGVPLESNRHRIAMNVLINSLHQAYQGRNDYYTGGNMFVYYSSEQAKKNDFTSASLSNLRGPDFFTVLDVDGTKERRSWVLWEEGGRYPDAIVELMSPSTANIDRTKKKELYEKVWKTRDYFIYNPFNSKSLEGWHLERNGKYEKIEADDRGWLWCESLGLYLGTWNGELVKENAPWLRFYDADGNLVLLPEEVAVLEAERAEQEAERAEREQERAENAELERDRERQDKELEQERADLAESNLQQLRDKLRQLNIDPDAL; this is translated from the coding sequence ATGTCAGCGCTTCGGCAAAGCTCAGCAACCGCGCAACTCATTGAGGAACAACAACCTCAAACCAAACCCCAGGAAGAGGTTGTTCCCCTTCCGCCAACTGGCTTACCCTATGACGACGGAGTCCCCTTGGAAAGTAACCGCCATCGCATCGCCATGAATGTCCTGATAAACTCCCTGCACCAGGCATATCAAGGACGCAACGATTATTACACCGGCGGCAATATGTTCGTTTACTACAGTAGCGAACAAGCTAAAAAAAATGACTTTACTTCGGCTTCGCTCAGTAACCTCCGAGGACCTGATTTTTTTACCGTCCTCGATGTTGATGGGACAAAAGAGCGCCGCAGTTGGGTTCTTTGGGAGGAGGGAGGACGCTATCCGGATGCGATCGTCGAGTTGATGTCTCCTTCGACGGCAAACATCGATCGCACGAAGAAGAAGGAGTTATACGAGAAAGTCTGGAAAACTCGGGACTATTTTATTTATAATCCCTTCAACTCTAAGTCATTAGAAGGGTGGCATTTAGAGCGCAACGGCAAGTACGAGAAGATCGAAGCGGACGATCGCGGATGGTTGTGGTGCGAGAGTTTGGGATTGTATTTGGGAACCTGGAATGGGGAGCTGGTGAAGGAAAATGCTCCTTGGTTGCGCTTCTACGATGCTGACGGTAATCTGGTACTGTTGCCGGAAGAAGTAGCCGTACTCGAGGCGGAAAGAGCCGAGCAAGAGGCAGAACGAGCCGAGCGAGAGCAGGAAAGAGCTGAAAATGCTGAGTTGGAGCGCGATCGCGAACGCCAGGATAAGGAACTCGAACAAGAAAGAGCCGATCTCGCCGAGTCGAATTTACAACAGTTACGCGATAAACTGCGACAGTTAAATATCGATCCAGATGCTCTCTGA
- a CDS encoding GUN4 domain-containing protein — protein sequence MNTIKLSVYARQAGVSYKTAWRWWKQGKLKGEQRADGSIWISQSVQPTPEVPDSETLQEIRQQLQEAREERSQLKMLLDEVLQQLRQLQGIPEPSHRPSEVGMDYGYLEELLAAGSWQEANDYTWLLLLALAGYEEGEELSLEEIEELPRTDMDTLDRMWSEYSAGQFGLRVQQNIWHEVEFDYTVFCDRIGWRVQDKWLSYDELHCSLKAPAGHLPAIAWLKRSCYGLSFHSPDEILETLFGLIDLIDN from the coding sequence ATGAACACCATTAAACTATCGGTCTATGCGCGACAGGCAGGAGTTTCTTATAAAACGGCTTGGCGGTGGTGGAAACAGGGAAAGCTGAAGGGGGAGCAGCGCGCAGATGGTTCGATTTGGATTTCCCAGTCCGTGCAACCGACACCAGAGGTTCCAGACTCGGAGACGTTGCAAGAAATTCGGCAGCAGTTGCAGGAAGCTAGGGAAGAGCGATCGCAATTGAAAATGCTTTTAGATGAGGTTTTGCAGCAATTACGGCAACTGCAAGGCATTCCGGAGCCGTCTCACCGGCCGTCTGAGGTGGGGATGGACTATGGCTATTTGGAGGAGTTGCTCGCCGCAGGCAGTTGGCAAGAAGCAAACGACTATACCTGGTTATTGCTTTTGGCGTTAGCGGGATATGAGGAAGGGGAGGAGCTGAGTTTAGAGGAGATTGAGGAACTCCCGAGGACGGATATGGATACCCTCGATCGCATGTGGAGCGAGTATAGCGCAGGACAGTTTGGGTTGCGCGTCCAGCAGAATATCTGGCACGAGGTCGAGTTTGACTATACGGTATTTTGCGATCGCATTGGCTGGCGCGTGCAAGACAAGTGGCTCAGTTACGACGAACTCCACTGTTCTCTGAAAGCACCTGCGGGACATTTGCCGGCGATCGCCTGGCTCAAGCGATCGTGCTATGGTTTAAGCTTCCATTCTCCCGACGAAATCCTCGAAACTCTGTTCGGGTTAATCGATTTAATAGATAATTGA
- a CDS encoding molybdopterin molybdotransferase MoeA codes for MLPITEAETLILQNIQPLNPNIDSQLVNLTEARGRVLATPITSALDFPHWDNSAMDGYAVRYLDVRESSADRPTLLEVIGEVPAGAPPQLILKSGQAARIFTGAIIPEGADTVIMQENTERRGDNVAILAASQSGEFVRKRGSFYRAGNPLLPAGTPINMAEIAILAAAQCTDIEVYRRPRVGIFATGNELVSPEQPLKPGQIVDSNQYALAAGVAQLGGIPHCFGIIPDDPESTEKAIAAALPMVDIMISSGGVSVGDYDYIDRILRNLGATLHVTKIAIKPGKPLTFATFPKTLNSGCLHYFGLPGNPVSALVCFYRFVQPALRKLAGYAPQWKPKMMLARTCCLLRSQGKRETYLWGQLNYSPQGTEFDLAPGLHNSANLINLAGTTGFAILPVGTTQINPGEGVRVMSIYS; via the coding sequence ATGCTCCCCATCACTGAAGCTGAAACCCTGATTCTGCAAAATATTCAACCGCTTAATCCCAACATAGACTCCCAACTGGTGAACCTCACCGAAGCGAGAGGACGAGTGTTGGCGACTCCCATTACCAGTGCTCTCGATTTTCCTCATTGGGATAACTCAGCCATGGATGGTTATGCCGTTCGTTATTTGGACGTGCGCGAAAGTTCTGCCGATCGACCAACGCTTCTCGAGGTTATTGGCGAAGTTCCGGCAGGTGCTCCTCCCCAGCTTATCCTCAAATCGGGACAAGCCGCGCGCATCTTTACCGGAGCCATTATTCCCGAGGGAGCGGATACGGTAATTATGCAGGAAAATACGGAACGCCGAGGAGACAATGTTGCTATTCTGGCGGCGTCGCAGTCGGGAGAGTTTGTCCGCAAGCGAGGTAGCTTTTATCGAGCGGGGAATCCTTTACTGCCGGCAGGAACTCCGATTAATATGGCAGAAATCGCGATTCTGGCGGCGGCACAATGCACGGACATTGAAGTCTATCGCCGTCCCCGAGTTGGGATTTTTGCCACGGGAAACGAGCTGGTTTCGCCGGAACAGCCTTTAAAACCGGGTCAAATCGTGGACTCGAACCAGTACGCTCTAGCGGCGGGAGTGGCGCAACTGGGTGGAATTCCTCACTGTTTTGGTATTATTCCCGACGATCCGGAGTCTACCGAAAAGGCGATCGCCGCTGCATTACCCATGGTGGATATTATGATTTCCTCTGGGGGCGTTTCTGTCGGCGATTACGATTATATCGATCGCATTCTCCGCAATTTGGGCGCAACCTTGCACGTGACGAAAATTGCGATTAAACCGGGAAAACCCCTCACCTTCGCCACATTCCCGAAAACTCTAAATTCCGGCTGTTTGCACTATTTTGGTTTGCCCGGAAATCCGGTTTCTGCTTTGGTTTGCTTTTATCGCTTCGTACAACCAGCGCTGAGAAAGTTGGCGGGATACGCGCCGCAGTGGAAGCCGAAGATGATGTTAGCACGGACTTGTTGTTTGTTGCGATCGCAAGGGAAACGGGAAACCTATCTCTGGGGACAGTTAAACTATTCTCCTCAAGGCACTGAGTTCGATCTCGCTCCCGGATTGCATAATTCGGCTAATTTAATTAATCTCGCCGGAACCACTGGCTTTGCTATTCTTCCCGTCGGTACTACCCAAATCAACCCAGGAGAAGGGGTACGAGTCATGAGTATTTATAGTTGA
- a CDS encoding Uma2 family endonuclease translates to MVTALSSPTEPQVSPGNRIILNGVSWLTFTTLLAEVGDDRAWRIAYHERVLEIRMPLSEHERAKGMLESFVEAIADELEIEVMKLGALTLKREDVARAVEPDSCFYIQNESLVRSKAIQLPDDPPPDLAIESDYTNSSLNKFTLYAGLGVPELWRYARDTLQVYRLVDGEYQAVDKSLAFPFLPVDEVPRFLAQSKDIGQRSAVRLFRQRIRQILENETS, encoded by the coding sequence ATGGTAACCGCATTATCTTCTCCGACAGAACCACAAGTTTCTCCAGGCAACCGAATCATCTTAAATGGAGTGAGTTGGTTAACCTTTACGACCTTACTCGCTGAAGTTGGAGACGATCGCGCTTGGAGAATTGCTTATCATGAAAGAGTATTAGAAATTAGGATGCCATTATCAGAGCACGAACGAGCCAAAGGAATGCTCGAAAGCTTTGTTGAAGCGATCGCAGATGAGTTAGAAATAGAAGTGATGAAGCTTGGTGCATTGACCTTGAAGCGAGAAGATGTAGCTCGCGCGGTTGAACCCGATAGTTGTTTTTATATTCAGAATGAGAGCTTAGTCAGAAGTAAAGCCATTCAACTCCCCGACGATCCGCCTCCGGATTTAGCGATCGAGTCGGATTACACGAATTCATCTCTCAATAAGTTTACTCTATACGCCGGGTTGGGAGTTCCCGAACTGTGGCGATATGCTCGGGACACCTTACAAGTGTATCGATTAGTCGATGGAGAATATCAAGCCGTCGATAAAAGTCTGGCATTTCCGTTTTTACCGGTGGATGAAGTTCCTCGTTTTCTAGCTCAAAGTAAAGACATCGGACAGCGTTCTGCGGTACGGTTATTTCGGCAGAGAATTCGACAAATTTTAGAGAATGAGACAAGTTAG
- a CDS encoding NAD-dependent malic enzyme, whose protein sequence is MTQLNPSSSFSVEIRVQLPNRAGTLATVTGAIADMGGSLGEITLLERTLDLTLRDITVDAGSTEQAEKIVQAIKALPEIKVLEVSDRTFDLHKGGKISVNSKVPIHGQSDLAMAYTPGVGRVCKAIAADPEKAFSLTIKSNTIAIVTDGSAVLGLGNLGPLGALPVMEGKAMLFKDFGGLDAFPVCLTTQDTEEIIETVKRIAPVFGGVNLEDISAPRCFEIERRLSEELDIPIFHDDQNGTAIVTQAALYNALKLVQKSLEDARIVINGAGAAGVAIAHLLREAGAKTILMCDSKGIISSDRTNLNASKQEFAVSESGTLADAMHETDIFIGVSAPGVLTPEMVDTMADDPIIFAMANPIPEIQPELVADKVAVMATGRSDYPNQINNVLAFPGVFRGALDCRANKITTKMCLEAAAAIASLVSPNELSRDRIVPSVFDPRVASAVSAAVQQAARTEGIANS, encoded by the coding sequence ATGACCCAACTCAACCCCAGCTCCAGTTTCAGCGTTGAAATTCGCGTGCAACTTCCCAACCGTGCGGGAACCCTAGCCACCGTAACTGGGGCGATCGCCGATATGGGCGGAAGTTTGGGAGAAATTACTCTGCTCGAGCGCACCCTAGACCTGACCCTGCGCGACATTACCGTTGATGCTGGCTCGACGGAACAAGCCGAGAAAATCGTGCAGGCGATTAAAGCCTTACCGGAAATTAAGGTACTGGAAGTTTCCGATCGCACGTTTGACTTGCATAAAGGAGGCAAAATTAGCGTCAATAGTAAAGTCCCGATTCACGGACAATCGGACTTAGCCATGGCTTATACTCCAGGAGTGGGCAGAGTTTGCAAGGCGATCGCAGCCGATCCGGAAAAAGCCTTTTCCCTGACGATTAAAAGTAACACGATCGCGATCGTTACCGATGGCAGCGCCGTCCTCGGGTTGGGCAATCTCGGTCCCCTGGGAGCGCTCCCGGTGATGGAAGGGAAAGCCATGCTGTTTAAAGATTTTGGCGGACTCGATGCGTTTCCCGTCTGTCTGACGACGCAAGATACGGAAGAAATTATCGAAACGGTGAAGCGCATCGCTCCGGTTTTTGGTGGGGTAAACTTAGAAGATATTAGCGCCCCCCGTTGCTTTGAAATCGAACGCCGCCTTTCGGAAGAGCTGGATATTCCGATTTTCCACGACGACCAAAACGGAACGGCGATCGTGACGCAAGCGGCGCTGTATAATGCTCTGAAACTGGTACAGAAGAGCCTGGAAGACGCGCGTATCGTTATCAATGGGGCGGGGGCTGCGGGAGTTGCGATCGCCCATTTGTTGCGCGAGGCGGGTGCGAAAACGATTCTAATGTGCGACTCGAAAGGAATTATTTCGAGCGATCGCACTAATCTTAATGCCTCCAAGCAAGAATTCGCTGTCAGCGAAAGCGGAACTCTGGCTGACGCCATGCACGAGACCGATATTTTCATTGGCGTTAGCGCTCCGGGAGTCCTCACCCCGGAAATGGTAGATACCATGGCTGACGATCCGATTATTTTTGCTATGGCTAACCCCATTCCGGAGATCCAACCGGAACTGGTAGCGGACAAAGTTGCGGTGATGGCCACCGGACGCAGCGACTATCCAAACCAGATTAATAACGTGCTCGCATTTCCTGGAGTCTTCCGAGGCGCTCTCGACTGTCGCGCGAACAAAATTACGACGAAAATGTGTTTGGAAGCCGCTGCAGCCATCGCTTCTTTGGTCAGTCCCAACGAACTGAGTCGCGATCGCATCGTACCCTCCGTCTTCGATCCGCGCGTCGCTTCTGCCGTCAGCGCTGCCGTCCAGCAAGCGGCTCGCACGGAAGGAATTGCGAACAGTTAA
- a CDS encoding XDD3 family exosortase-dependent surface protein produces MKFNSLQTFIGTAATAACLLGMTGIAQAEPLIESEGWNYARDYSFDGTGGYSWRTDPETGARYKTSAYEIYGLAIHQEGETVTVGINANMGIDGNYFGGAADNNVGWGDFMFNAGGENYAVHFSQDNDSFGRGNRDSALDDLAPRHTLGLYKDITTKDVSALNSGWSSLQSHYNSTKNRSVNVAERNAGIKSFGDLEGSEMDFYTQRRSSGNAIASGTKVENDNFQLLTGTQLSGLGLDFGNAFDVANHRLGTHTFGFSFTRTPEMLGDFVAHLFAECINDGAAIVGKFEEVVAEVSVPEPGAIGGLAVLGLMVAGSKLRKRG; encoded by the coding sequence GTGAAATTCAATTCTCTACAAACATTTATCGGCACCGCTGCTACCGCTGCTTGCCTGCTCGGCATGACCGGAATTGCTCAAGCTGAACCCCTTATTGAGAGTGAGGGCTGGAACTATGCTCGCGACTACTCCTTTGACGGAACGGGCGGTTATTCCTGGCGCACCGATCCCGAAACAGGAGCAAGATACAAAACATCAGCCTATGAAATCTACGGTTTAGCTATCCATCAAGAAGGAGAGACCGTTACTGTTGGTATTAATGCCAACATGGGTATTGATGGAAACTATTTTGGTGGCGCCGCAGATAACAATGTGGGTTGGGGCGACTTCATGTTTAACGCTGGTGGCGAAAACTATGCCGTTCACTTTTCCCAGGACAATGATTCGTTTGGGCGAGGTAACCGGGATAGCGCTCTCGATGACCTCGCTCCCAGACATACTCTCGGTTTGTACAAAGACATTACCACTAAAGATGTGTCTGCACTCAACTCCGGTTGGAGCAGCTTGCAAAGCCATTATAACAGCACCAAAAATCGGTCGGTCAATGTGGCGGAGCGCAATGCAGGGATTAAGTCGTTTGGAGATCTCGAAGGCAGCGAGATGGATTTTTACACTCAAAGACGCAGTTCTGGGAATGCCATTGCGTCTGGAACTAAAGTCGAGAACGATAACTTCCAACTGCTGACTGGAACCCAACTGAGTGGTTTAGGACTCGATTTTGGTAATGCGTTTGATGTTGCTAACCACCGGTTAGGAACCCATACCTTTGGCTTTAGCTTTACGAGAACGCCGGAAATGTTGGGTGATTTTGTCGCCCATCTGTTCGCCGAATGTATTAATGATGGCGCTGCCATTGTCGGGAAATTTGAAGAAGTTGTTGCTGAAGTTTCCGTTCCCGAACCCGGTGCGATCGGCGGTTTAGCTGTCCTCGGCTTAATGGTTGCGGGTAGCAAACTCCGCAAGCGCGGTTAA
- the dusB gene encoding tRNA dihydrouridine synthase DusB, with the protein MVSLSPELQARLSTPLHIGTVEVNSRVLQSPLSGVTDLVFRRLVRRYAPTSMMYTEMVNATGLHYVRELPKIMEVDPQERPISIQLFDCRPDFLAEAAQMAVAEGADTVDINMGCPVNKITKNGGGSSLLREPEVAEAIVREVTQAVEIPVTVKTRIGWSNKEINILDFARRMEDAGAKMLTLHGRTRAQGYNGPARWEWITKVKEVLSIPVIANGDIFSVEAAVRCLEETKADGVMCSRGTLGYPFLVGEIDYFLKTGEQLPAPTAIERLECAKEHLRALYEYKGDRGIRQARKHMTWYAKEFYGAGELRGQLARINSVEEGVGLIDGAIAQLVQLEERSEILMSQVS; encoded by the coding sequence ATGGTTTCCCTCTCTCCAGAACTGCAAGCACGACTCTCTACCCCTCTGCACATCGGCACCGTAGAAGTCAACTCCAGGGTCTTACAGTCCCCCCTCTCTGGAGTCACGGACTTAGTCTTTCGGCGGTTGGTGCGTCGCTATGCTCCCACCTCCATGATGTATACGGAAATGGTGAATGCTACCGGGTTGCATTACGTCCGCGAGTTGCCGAAAATTATGGAAGTCGATCCGCAAGAGCGGCCGATAAGCATTCAACTGTTTGACTGTCGTCCGGACTTCCTGGCCGAAGCCGCACAAATGGCGGTGGCAGAAGGGGCGGATACGGTGGATATCAACATGGGCTGTCCGGTGAACAAAATTACCAAAAATGGCGGCGGATCGTCCTTGCTGCGCGAGCCAGAGGTGGCTGAGGCGATCGTGCGGGAGGTGACCCAGGCAGTGGAAATTCCGGTGACGGTGAAAACCCGGATTGGATGGTCGAATAAAGAGATTAATATCCTCGATTTTGCTCGCCGGATGGAAGATGCGGGAGCAAAAATGCTCACGTTGCACGGTCGGACTCGCGCTCAGGGATATAACGGGCCGGCACGGTGGGAATGGATTACGAAGGTGAAGGAAGTCCTTTCGATTCCGGTTATTGCTAATGGCGATATCTTTTCCGTAGAAGCGGCCGTGCGCTGTTTGGAAGAAACGAAAGCCGATGGTGTTATGTGTTCGCGCGGAACTCTCGGTTATCCGTTTTTAGTTGGCGAGATCGACTATTTCCTGAAGACGGGAGAACAATTGCCCGCACCGACGGCGATCGAGCGCTTAGAATGTGCGAAAGAACATTTACGGGCGCTCTACGAATATAAAGGCGATCGCGGCATTCGCCAAGCCCGCAAACACATGACCTGGTATGCGAAAGAATTCTATGGTGCGGGAGAGTTGCGCGGTCAGTTAGCGCGGATTAATTCAGTTGAGGAAGGGGTTGGGTTGATTGATGGCGCGATCGCGCAACTGGTTCAATTAGAAGAGCGATCGGAAATTCTGATGTCTCAGGTTAGTTAA
- a CDS encoding nucleotidyltransferase family protein produces MDKIIEFCDRWQICEFSLFGSVLRDDFRPDSDIDILVDFCPEAKRGLRETLQMQDELENLFNRKVDFIPRAAIVRSENWLRRKNILGSVKTVYATRSLLHDTTQV; encoded by the coding sequence ATGGACAAAATTATCGAGTTTTGCGATCGCTGGCAAATTTGTGAGTTTTCTCTATTTGGTTCCGTGTTGCGCGACGACTTTCGCCCGGATAGCGATATTGATATTTTGGTCGATTTTTGCCCGGAAGCCAAGCGCGGATTAAGGGAAACACTGCAAATGCAAGATGAGCTGGAGAACCTCTTTAATCGTAAGGTAGATTTTATTCCCAGAGCTGCGATCGTCCGTAGTGAGAATTGGCTCAGACGTAAAAATATACTTGGATCGGTAAAAACAGTTTATGCCACGCGATCGCTTCTCCACGATACAACCCAAGTATAA
- a CDS encoding type II toxin-antitoxin system RelE/ParE family toxin: protein MEFQVQISKSAEIEIERAYEWLKERNPSYSDRWFRELMDKLATLQAQPRRCALAIENDAFSEDVRQLLYGKPPQVYRILFVIRNDIVYVIHVRHSKQAPLTAPDPDEEEE from the coding sequence ATGGAATTTCAAGTTCAGATTAGTAAAAGCGCGGAAATTGAAATCGAACGAGCTTATGAGTGGTTAAAAGAGCGCAACCCCAGCTACAGCGATCGGTGGTTTCGCGAATTGATGGATAAACTGGCTACATTACAAGCTCAACCTCGACGCTGTGCGTTAGCAATTGAAAATGATGCATTCTCGGAAGACGTCCGACAGTTACTCTACGGAAAACCTCCCCAGGTGTATCGGATATTATTTGTTATTCGCAACGATATTGTCTATGTGATTCACGTTCGTCATAGTAAACAAGCTCCCTTAACGGCTCCCGATCCGGATGAAGAGGAAGAATAG
- a CDS encoding type II toxin-antitoxin system Phd/YefM family antitoxin: MLNLSRDIQSLSNFKRNTAEFIEQMKQTGSPVVLTVNGKAELVVQDAASYQKLLETIEYLESISGIQQGLDDLNSGLVRPLEAFEQEMQQKHGISSSD, from the coding sequence ATGCTCAACCTCAGTCGCGATATTCAGTCTCTGTCTAACTTCAAGAGAAATACAGCAGAATTTATCGAGCAGATGAAACAAACCGGCAGCCCCGTGGTACTGACGGTGAATGGCAAAGCTGAATTAGTGGTTCAAGATGCTGCGTCTTATCAAAAACTTCTAGAGACCATTGAATACTTGGAAAGCATTAGCGGTATTCAACAAGGATTAGACGATCTCAATAGTGGACTCGTTCGACCTTTAGAAGCATTTGAGCAAGAAATGCAACAGAAACATGGAATTTCAAGTTCAGATTAG